From the genome of Cyanobacteria bacterium GSL.Bin1:
TTTTAATCCACACGCGAATAATGACTCCTTGGTAACTAAACTCATCAACACCAAGCAGAGTTGGTGTTTCTAAAATATCTTTTTGCCAATGGCGATCGCGCATCATACTATCGCTAATCTCTTCAATAATTCGGATCGCTTTTTCCACATCAGCCTGATAAGCAATGGGGATCTTTAAATCCACTTGTGACCAATTACTCGTGTAGTTTGTCACGGTCCGAATTTCACTATTAGGAATTGTAATTAAACGCCCTTCTGTATCTCGCAGTTGAGTAATTCTTAAATTGATTGCTTCAACAAAGCCGGTTGCATCAGCAATACCAACCACATCTCCCACTGCATATTGATCTTCAAGAATAATAAAAAAGCCGTTAATGGCATCTCGAATTAAGTTTTGAGACGCAAAAGAAATGGCAACCCCAATTAAGCCAGCACCTGCCAGTAAGGGGGCAATATTCACCCCAACGATAGACAAACCAATGAGAATACCAACGATTATCCAAGTCACAACCATCACACTTTTAGCAACGCTAGAAATTGTAGAAATCCGAAGTTGTAAACGGAGATTTGCTTCTGGGGTTAGTAAGTAATTATTGGCGAGAGCCGCATTAAATTTATCAATTAAAATAAAGGAAAAACGGATCAAAAAATAAGTGATTAATCCTGCTACAAATAAACGGAAGGGAACGCGGAAAATATTAATAATATAAACTTGGAGAAATCGTGTGTAAGGAAATAAACCAACCAAATAAAGCGTTCCTCCGACCCAAATGGTAACCCGGATAATTTTTGTGAGACGATATTTGATTTCTGCAATTTGTTGACGTTGATTTTGTGTCAGTTTCGTGGAAATTGCTTGTTGGGAGTTACTATCAAGACCAGCACGAATAGCAGTTTTTTGTTGATGAAATCGCTTTTCTAAATAAAAGAGTGCAATTGTCAATACAAACAAAAGTAATAGCGCGATCGCGCCTTTTTGGGCTTGAGCGATTAAAAATTCCTCTTCTCGTTCTTGTCGTGCTTGTCGTAGCGCATTTTCAATTTCCCGAACCATTTCCTCTGCCCGGTGCTGAATGCTCATTGATTTCAGCGCTGCATCTTGACTGGTTACACTCAGCAAGCGGGTATTCCATTTATCCACACTCACATAAATATCAACCAGTTGTCCTGCGGGTTCCTGGTACACATTTATGTCTGCAGACGGATTTTTTAAGTAGTAGCGAGTAATGTTAGCGAGTCGTTGCTCAATTTCCTCAATGCGAGTTGATAAAGTCGATTCACTACCTGCCAACTCGACCAGACAGCGTCCGTCTAAACGGATACATTTTGAAGTAACTTTATCGGTTGACGGAGAAAAAAGATTAGGCGAATTTCCGGAAAAATTGGGCAGAGAAGGGAATTGTGCTTTTACAGAACCAGTAAGCGGCACGATAACGACCAAAATCGCTATCAAGCACGCTAACCAAACGTATTTTTGCTTCATAGACTGTAAGGAAGTAGAACTTGATCTCAGGTTTAACTATCCCAAAAATTTTGACATCTGATCAATATGCAGTAACCTAGTAGAGATCGCAATGTAAAAATCAAGACTCGTAACGTTCAATGACTGCAACACAAGTAAAGCACGAAGTAAAAGACCTGAGTTATGCAACTCTAGGAAAACAACGGATTGAATGGGCAGGCCGTGAAATGCCTGTACTAAGACAAATTCGCGACCAGTTTGCCAAAGATAAGCCGTTAGAAGGCATTCGCATGGTTGCTTGCTGTCACGTCACGACCGAGACAGCTAACCTCGCGATCGCGCTGAAAGCCGGCGGGGCAGATGCCGTTTTAATTGCCAGTAACCCGCTTTCGACTCAAGACGACACCGCAGCGAGTTTAGTTGCTGACTACGGCATTCCTGTTTTTGCTATCAAAGGTGAAGACAACGAAACGTATAACCGTCACATCAATATCGCCCTCGATCATCGCCCGAATATCATCATCGACGACGGTAGTGATGTCACTGCAGCGTTAATTCAAAATCGCAAAGACCAAATCAAAGAAATCATCGGTACAACTGAAGAAACCACGACAGGCATTAACCGCCTCCGCGCGATGTACAACGATGGGGTACTCACTTTCCCCGCGATGAATGTTAACGATGCGGATACCAAGCACTTCTTCGATAACCGCTATGGTACCGGACAATCCACCATTGATGGGATTATCCGTGCCACCAATGTTCTCCTCGCTGGTAAAACCGTCGTGGTTGGCGGTTATGGCTGGTGTTCCAAAGGGGTCGCAATGCGAGCTGCTGGTATGGGGGCAAACGTTGTTGTGACTGAAGTTGATCACATCCGTGCTCTAGAAGCAGCAATGGATGGCTTCCGAGTGATGCCCATGAATGAAGCGGCGAAAATTGGTGATGTTATTGTCACCTTAACCGGTAACAAGCACGTAGTTGCAGGTCATCACTTTGATGTCATGAAAGATGGCGCGATTGTCTGCAATGCGGGTCACTTTGATATTGAGCTTGACCTGAAATCTCTCCGTCAGAAAGCTAGCGAAGTTAAAGAAGTTCGTCCGTTCACTGAACAGTACATTCTGCCGAATGGTAAGTCTGTGATTGTTTTAGGGGAAGGTCGTCTCATTAACTTAGCGTCTGCAGAAGGTCACCCTAGTGCAGTAATGGATATGAGCTTTGCCAACCAAGCGAAAGCATCTGAATATCTTGCGCTCAACCAAGGCAAACTAGAGCCTGGGATCCACTCCATTCCGCGGGAAGTTGACCGCGAAATCGCTCGCCTCAAACTCAAAGCAATGGGCGTTCAAATTGATGACCTCAGCCAAGAGCAAATCAAATATATGAACTCCTGGACTGAAGGAACCGACTAATTAGCCTCTGGCTAGCTTGGTTTAATTTTGCCCCGATCGCGCGATCGGGGTTTTTTCCATTCTCGGTGACATTAAAAAACAAGGGAATTGCTCCCTTGTTCTACCTAGCGAATTGTTGTGACTATTTTCAACTCAAAGCCATTAAACGGCTCCCGCTTCACTACTTTGCGGGGTTGTCAAGGCAGTAGATTCTTGTGTTTTTTGAGTTAACATTTGTCCGATTTCTTGATCAATAAAAAAGATTCC
Proteins encoded in this window:
- a CDS encoding mechanosensitive ion channel codes for the protein MKQKYVWLACLIAILVVIVPLTGSVKAQFPSLPNFSGNSPNLFSPSTDKVTSKCIRLDGRCLVELAGSESTLSTRIEEIEQRLANITRYYLKNPSADINVYQEPAGQLVDIYVSVDKWNTRLLSVTSQDAALKSMSIQHRAEEMVREIENALRQARQEREEEFLIAQAQKGAIALLLLFVLTIALFYLEKRFHQQKTAIRAGLDSNSQQAISTKLTQNQRQQIAEIKYRLTKIIRVTIWVGGTLYLVGLFPYTRFLQVYIINIFRVPFRLFVAGLITYFLIRFSFILIDKFNAALANNYLLTPEANLRLQLRISTISSVAKSVMVVTWIIVGILIGLSIVGVNIAPLLAGAGLIGVAISFASQNLIRDAINGFFIILEDQYAVGDVVGIADATGFVEAINLRITQLRDTEGRLITIPNSEIRTVTNYTSNWSQVDLKIPIAYQADVEKAIRIIEEISDSMMRDRHWQKDILETPTLLGVDEFSYQGVIIRVWIKTKPLQQWPIAREYRRRLKIAFDQAGIDLSLPHQKIWISQNSDPSEKKGND
- a CDS encoding adenosylhomocysteinase; translated protein: MTATQVKHEVKDLSYATLGKQRIEWAGREMPVLRQIRDQFAKDKPLEGIRMVACCHVTTETANLAIALKAGGADAVLIASNPLSTQDDTAASLVADYGIPVFAIKGEDNETYNRHINIALDHRPNIIIDDGSDVTAALIQNRKDQIKEIIGTTEETTTGINRLRAMYNDGVLTFPAMNVNDADTKHFFDNRYGTGQSTIDGIIRATNVLLAGKTVVVGGYGWCSKGVAMRAAGMGANVVVTEVDHIRALEAAMDGFRVMPMNEAAKIGDVIVTLTGNKHVVAGHHFDVMKDGAIVCNAGHFDIELDLKSLRQKASEVKEVRPFTEQYILPNGKSVIVLGEGRLINLASAEGHPSAVMDMSFANQAKASEYLALNQGKLEPGIHSIPREVDREIARLKLKAMGVQIDDLSQEQIKYMNSWTEGTD